Proteins from a genomic interval of Methanofollis formosanus:
- a CDS encoding putative cobaltochelatase — protein MSCHARRNILPFTAIIGQEEMKKALLLNAINPRIGGVLIRGEKGTAKSTAVRALAELLPQIEVSEGCPFNCNPASLQEMCEACAEKMQNGGITAEKRQVRVVDLPLGVTEDRLCGTIDIERAIKEGVKAIEPGILAGVNRGVLYIDEVNLLDDHVADVLLDAAAMGVNVVEREGISLSHPARFILIGTMNPEEGELRPQLLDRFGLQVSVEGIEDVAERMTIVKVAEAFEADPREFRRSCERDLEDLRERVLEAQRLLPSVTISDDILELVVGTCVQMGVRTHRAEITVVRTARTIAAFDGRTEVDAEDVREAMELALPHRMRRKPFEEPKLDQDRLDEAMEHAEQQREERSQDRGEADERPPEQEEDGDGERGEMPDTPPPQGGEVEEQVYDIGTPIDPSRVEMSRRRDRVRRRNLRGRRVETLSATRAGTVLSSRYPTGTRDIALDATLRAAAPYQRRRDRNGLAVAIREDDLRERVRVGRVSTSCLFVVDASGSMGAEKRMEAAKGAVLSMLLDSYQHRDRIGLVAFRGTEADLLLPLCSSVDLARKRLEDLPTGGRTPLQAGLSRGLEALLNERRKNGEMIPMMVLISDGRANSPAGSEVREEVLGLAGEIRANGIHTVVIDTETTGKTPFGIRLGYCREIAEQAGGRYYRIGDLTPEGLREIAAREQTAVSSVSRMG, from the coding sequence ATGAGTTGCCATGCACGGAGGAACATCCTCCCCTTCACTGCGATCATCGGCCAGGAAGAGATGAAAAAGGCCCTTCTTCTCAATGCGATCAATCCCAGGATCGGAGGGGTTCTGATCCGAGGAGAGAAAGGGACCGCAAAGTCCACTGCCGTCAGGGCGCTTGCAGAACTCCTTCCTCAAATCGAGGTCTCGGAGGGGTGCCCGTTCAATTGCAACCCGGCCTCTCTGCAGGAGATGTGCGAGGCCTGTGCGGAAAAAATGCAGAACGGCGGGATCACTGCAGAGAAGAGACAGGTCAGGGTCGTCGACCTCCCGCTGGGGGTGACCGAAGACCGGCTCTGTGGGACGATCGATATCGAGCGGGCGATCAAGGAGGGGGTCAAGGCGATCGAACCGGGGATCCTCGCGGGGGTGAACCGCGGGGTCCTGTACATCGACGAGGTCAATCTCCTCGACGATCATGTAGCCGACGTCCTCCTCGACGCCGCCGCGATGGGAGTGAATGTCGTCGAACGCGAGGGGATCTCCCTCTCGCACCCGGCGCGCTTCATCCTCATCGGGACGATGAACCCCGAGGAAGGGGAGCTCCGCCCCCAACTCCTCGACCGCTTCGGGCTTCAGGTGAGCGTCGAGGGGATCGAGGACGTTGCGGAGCGGATGACAATCGTGAAGGTCGCCGAGGCATTCGAGGCAGACCCCCGGGAGTTTCGTAGATCCTGCGAGCGTGATCTGGAGGATCTCAGGGAGCGGGTTCTCGAAGCGCAGCGGCTGCTGCCTTCGGTCACAATCTCGGACGATATCCTCGAGCTCGTGGTGGGCACCTGCGTCCAGATGGGGGTGAGGACACACCGCGCCGAGATCACCGTCGTCAGGACGGCCAGGACGATCGCCGCCTTCGACGGACGCACCGAGGTCGATGCCGAAGATGTCAGGGAAGCGATGGAACTGGCCCTCCCCCACAGGATGCGGAGAAAACCCTTCGAAGAACCGAAACTTGACCAGGACCGTCTCGACGAGGCGATGGAGCACGCCGAGCAGCAGCGCGAGGAGCGGTCCCAGGACCGGGGGGAGGCGGACGAGAGGCCGCCCGAGCAGGAGGAGGACGGCGACGGTGAGAGGGGGGAGATGCCCGACACCCCTCCTCCGCAGGGCGGCGAGGTCGAAGAGCAGGTCTATGATATCGGTACTCCGATCGATCCGTCCAGGGTGGAGATGTCGAGGCGGCGCGACCGGGTGAGGCGGCGGAACCTGAGGGGGAGACGGGTGGAGACCCTCTCCGCGACCCGCGCGGGCACGGTGCTCTCCTCGCGGTACCCGACCGGCACGAGGGACATCGCCCTCGACGCCACCCTCAGGGCGGCGGCCCCCTACCAGCGCCGCCGGGACCGCAACGGGCTTGCCGTCGCGATCCGGGAGGACGATCTCAGAGAGCGGGTCAGGGTCGGCCGGGTATCCACGTCGTGTCTTTTCGTCGTCGATGCGAGCGGTTCCATGGGTGCCGAGAAGAGGATGGAAGCGGCGAAAGGGGCGGTCCTCTCGATGCTCCTCGATTCATACCAGCACCGGGACCGGATCGGGCTGGTGGCCTTCAGGGGGACGGAGGCCGACCTCCTCCTCCCTCTCTGCTCGAGCGTCGACCTCGCACGCAAACGGCTCGAAGACCTGCCGACCGGGGGCAGAACCCCGCTCCAGGCCGGGCTCTCCAGGGGGCTTGAGGCCCTCCTCAACGAACGGAGAAAGAACGGGGAGATGATCCCGATGATGGTGCTCATCTCGGACGGTCGGGCAAACAGTCCGGCGGGAAGCGAGGTTCGGGAGGAGGTTCTCGGTCTCGCCGGGGAGATCAGGGCGAACGGGATCCACACCGTCGTCATCGACACCGAGACGACTGGAAAGACGCCCTTCGGGATCAGGCTCGGTTACTGCCGGGAGATCGCCGAGCAGGCGGGGGGACGGTACTACCGCATCGGCGACCTCACCCCCGAGGGCCTCAGGGAGATCGCCGCCCGTGAGCAGACGGCGGTGTCTTCGGTGTCAAGGATGGGGTGA
- a CDS encoding ATP-binding cassette domain-containing protein — protein MEATIPDIIEVEAFSHRFNTFTAVDRITFSVRRGEIFSLLGPNGAGKSTTINVLTTLLPLQDGRVRVAGHNVASDQAAVRRSIGIVFQNEVLDRDLTVRETLEFHGRLYAMPREERTARIEELMDVVDLTEKRDVRTKYLSGGMRRRLEIARGLMTRPDVLFLDEPTIGLDPQTRIRIWEYIRRVNEEGTTIFLTTHYMDEADRLSDRIGIIDHGRIIAGGTPDELKNTLGNDMIYMETDNNDRAAALLGGVENIHSIRTVGNGITAVTNEDGTRCLPKIFDTLSTDGIGLAAVNLKKPSMDDVFIHYTGRAIREEDTGKVHPHQRRRR, from the coding sequence ATGGAGGCAACAATCCCGGACATCATCGAAGTGGAAGCCTTTTCCCATCGGTTCAACACCTTCACGGCCGTCGACAGGATCACCTTCTCGGTCAGGCGCGGCGAGATCTTCTCCCTCCTCGGCCCGAACGGCGCGGGCAAGAGCACCACGATCAACGTCCTCACCACCCTCCTCCCCCTCCAGGATGGGAGGGTCAGGGTTGCCGGACATAACGTCGCCTCCGACCAGGCGGCCGTCAGGCGATCGATCGGCATCGTCTTCCAGAACGAGGTGCTCGACCGCGACCTCACCGTCCGGGAAACCCTCGAGTTTCACGGACGTCTGTACGCCATGCCCCGTGAAGAGAGGACAGCCAGAATCGAGGAACTGATGGACGTCGTCGATCTGACCGAGAAACGCGACGTCAGGACGAAATATCTCTCCGGCGGCATGCGCCGGCGGCTTGAGATCGCCAGGGGCCTCATGACACGGCCGGATGTCCTCTTCCTGGACGAACCCACCATCGGGCTCGATCCCCAGACCAGGATCCGGATCTGGGAGTATATCAGGCGCGTGAACGAAGAGGGGACGACCATCTTTCTCACGACCCACTACATGGACGAAGCCGACCGCCTGAGCGACCGGATCGGCATCATCGACCACGGCCGGATCATCGCCGGCGGGACGCCCGACGAGCTGAAGAACACCCTCGGAAACGATATGATCTACATGGAGACCGACAACAATGACCGTGCCGCCGCTCTGCTCGGCGGTGTCGAGAACATTCATTCGATCCGGACGGTCGGGAACGGCATCACCGCCGTCACGAACGAGGACGGGACCAGGTGTCTCCCGAAGATCTTCGACACCCTCTCGACCGACGGGATCGGACTCGCCGCGGTCAACCTCAAGAAACCCTCGATGGACGACGTCTTCATCCACTACACCGGCAGGGCGATCCGCGAGGAGGACACCGGCAAAGTCCATCCTCACCAGAGGAGACGGAGGTGA
- a CDS encoding ABC transporter permease: MAWEFSTVFWRDMLRFVRFRSLLISSLLQPAIWMALFGIAMSSNFNRFGSFAPPPPGVTAVGYLTFMAAGVIAMTSMFTSLSGGMSLIFDKTFGLMREMLASPMPRSHLLAGIGLSGVTKACIQSVIIMAFGLLIGVSFFQDQSLPEALVSVMGILVFVGVFSLGFLFLSSAIALKQESHEGMQGIITLLSMPLFFTSNALYPVENFPTVLKAIAVVNPLTYLVTGIRSFAIGDHFFAFGHEYCYTSGDILLAFGALCLFTLVTFTLAWHAVKHVVLT, translated from the coding sequence ATGGCATGGGAGTTTTCAACCGTCTTCTGGCGCGACATGCTCAGGTTCGTCCGCTTCAGGTCGCTCCTCATCTCATCCCTCCTCCAGCCCGCGATCTGGATGGCGCTCTTCGGGATCGCGATGTCGAGCAACTTCAACCGGTTCGGCTCGTTCGCCCCTCCTCCCCCGGGGGTCACCGCGGTCGGGTACCTGACCTTCATGGCGGCCGGAGTGATCGCCATGACCTCGATGTTCACCAGTCTCTCCGGCGGGATGAGTCTGATCTTCGACAAGACCTTCGGGCTCATGCGGGAGATGCTCGCGAGTCCGATGCCGCGGAGTCACCTGCTTGCAGGGATCGGCCTCTCCGGCGTCACGAAGGCCTGCATCCAGTCGGTGATCATCATGGCGTTCGGCCTCCTCATCGGGGTCAGTTTCTTTCAGGATCAGTCGCTCCCCGAGGCGCTCGTCTCAGTCATGGGCATCCTCGTCTTCGTCGGCGTCTTCTCGCTGGGTTTCCTCTTCCTCTCCTCGGCCATCGCGCTCAAGCAGGAGAGCCACGAGGGGATGCAGGGGATCATCACGCTGCTCTCGATGCCGCTCTTCTTCACGTCCAATGCCCTCTATCCGGTCGAGAACTTCCCGACCGTGCTCAAGGCCATCGCGGTCGTCAACCCCCTCACCTACCTCGTCACCGGGATCCGGTCCTTCGCCATCGGCGACCACTTCTTTGCATTCGGGCACGAGTACTGCTACACCTCGGGCGACATCCTCCTCGCCTTCGGTGCGCTCTGCCTCTTCACGCTGGTCACCTTCACGCTGGCCTGGCATGCGGTGAAGCATGTGGTGCTGACATGA
- a CDS encoding DUF2202 domain-containing protein, with the protein MDRKTILIALLIIAALFSAGCTGGGGERQGNGPGDGPQITAGISGGLNATEEADILYLREEEKLARDAYTSFYDLFGMQIFENIAQSEQTHMDAFKTLIDRYGLDDPAQAEAGRFTNESLQEMYDTLTTEGAASETAALRIAATIEETDIVDLQEALGRTDNADITQVYTSLMQGSENHLRAFVRNLGQSGIEYVPVVLAEEEFETIIGGGTLVL; encoded by the coding sequence ATGGACAGGAAGACGATCCTCATCGCGCTCCTCATCATAGCAGCCCTCTTTTCAGCCGGGTGCACCGGAGGAGGAGGCGAGCGGCAGGGGAACGGTCCGGGAGACGGCCCGCAGATCACCGCGGGGATCTCCGGCGGCCTGAACGCCACCGAAGAGGCCGACATCCTCTATCTCAGGGAAGAAGAAAAACTGGCCCGCGATGCCTACACCTCTTTCTACGACCTCTTCGGCATGCAGATCTTTGAAAACATCGCACAATCCGAACAGACGCATATGGACGCCTTCAAAACCCTCATCGACCGCTATGGCCTCGACGATCCGGCACAGGCGGAGGCGGGACGATTCACCAACGAGAGCCTCCAGGAGATGTACGATACACTGACGACCGAGGGGGCGGCCTCGGAGACCGCGGCCCTCAGGATCGCCGCAACGATCGAGGAGACCGACATCGTCGACCTGCAGGAGGCGCTGGGTCGCACGGACAACGCCGATATCACGCAGGTGTACACCTCGCTGATGCAGGGTTCGGAGAACCATCTCCGGGCATTCGTGAGAAACCTCGGACAATCGGGGATCGAGTACGTGCCGGTCGTGCTCGCCGAGGAGGAGTTTGAGACGATCATCGGCGGAGGGACGCTCGTCCTCTGA
- a CDS encoding transposase, producing the protein MVDRNGRPLSCVISPANIHDSTLYMQTLEGFTSFGNKFKPTFISADPAYDSIKIRAYNDQNRIKSNIPINTRNTKDPKKKRTVTFDPELYKKRGAIERFFSWIEAFKKIAPRHERKEESFLGLITFACGIMIWRVLG; encoded by the coding sequence TTGGTCGATCGAAACGGTAGACCACTTTCTTGTGTTATATCCCCTGCAAATATCCACGATTCAACACTTTATATGCAAACCCTTGAAGGATTCACGTCTTTTGGGAATAAATTCAAACCAACATTCATATCCGCAGATCCAGCGTACGATTCAATAAAAATAAGAGCATACAATGACCAAAACAGAATAAAGAGCAATATTCCAATAAATACAAGAAACACGAAAGATCCAAAGAAAAAAAGAACCGTAACCTTTGATCCAGAACTTTACAAGAAAAGAGGGGCCATCGAACGATTTTTTAGTTGGATTGAAGCATTTAAGAAGATTGCTCCAAGGCATGAAAGAAAAGAAGAATCATTCCTCGGATTGATCACGTTCGCATGTGGAATCATGATCTGGAGAGTTTTGGGATGA
- a CDS encoding transposase yields MAFSEIDDNLWSIISDYLPPQKPHTGRPRSDLRLLMNGILFVLTTGCTWSDVPEKYGTKSTVHRFHQYLCENRAYQGIFFDLLQRGYDLKIVDLSHCSIDTKSIPAKKGVSSDLMAIRE; encoded by the coding sequence GTGGCATTCAGCGAGATCGATGATAACCTCTGGTCAATCATCAGCGATTACCTTCCCCCTCAGAAGCCTCACACTGGACGACCGCGTTCTGATCTTCGTCTTTTAATGAATGGAATTCTCTTTGTTCTTACTACTGGATGTACATGGAGCGATGTTCCCGAAAAATATGGAACAAAATCGACGGTACATCGATTTCATCAATATCTCTGCGAGAACAGGGCCTATCAGGGCATATTTTTTGATCTTCTTCAGCGAGGATACGATCTCAAAATCGTTGATCTTTCCCATTGTTCGATTGATACGAAGTCTATTCCCGCAAAAAAAGGGGTATCATCGGATTTGATGGCCATAAGAGAATAA
- a CDS encoding elongation factor EF-2 produces the protein MTRRKKMVERVTELMDKPERIRNIGIVAHIDHGKTTLSDNLLAGAGMISEELAGRQLFMDSDEEEQARGITIDSSNVSMVHEYSGDEYLINMIDTPGHVDFGGDVTRAMRAVDGAVVVVDAVEGTMPQTETVLRQALKEGVKPVLFINKVDRLINELQVDATEMQIRLGRVIDKVNKLIKGMNEKMYNDGWKLDAALGTVAFGSALYNWAVSVPFMKKSGVNFGEVFDRCRAEDMKTLAKKSPLAEVLLDMVVKHLPNPIEAQDRRVHIIWHGDYESPVGKAMIDCDPKGPIAMMVTDISFDPHAGEVATGRLFSGTLKRGDEVFISGTAGKANRLQQVGIFMGPERIEVETLCAGNIAAVTGLKDAIVGSTVTSMMDMTPFESLQHYSEPVMTVAVEAKNMKDLPKLVTVLRQVAKEDPTVKVTINEETGEHLISGMGELHLEIITGRIARDKGVEIVTSPPIVVYRETASQKAGPVEGKSPNRHNRFYIELEPMAPEVVELIKSGDLSMNLPELERRELLMNAGIDKDEAKNIKAIQGTNAFFDMTKGIQYLNETMELVLEGWREALAGGPLAEEEVQNLKIRLMDVKLHEDAIHRGPAQVIPAVRSAVKAGILMAGDTLLEPMQKIQVTVPMEQMGAATGQIQGRRGQVFDMQSIGDTITVVGKAPVAELFGFAGDIRSATEGRAMWSTEFAGFETVPAGLLNEVVMSIRKRKGLKEQIPKPDDYLA, from the coding sequence ATGACTAGAAGAAAAAAGATGGTAGAGCGGGTCACCGAGCTGATGGACAAGCCGGAGCGGATCCGTAACATTGGTATCGTAGCACACATCGACCACGGAAAGACCACCCTCTCTGACAACCTGCTTGCAGGTGCCGGCATGATCTCCGAGGAACTCGCCGGTCGTCAGCTCTTCATGGACTCCGACGAGGAGGAGCAGGCCCGTGGGATCACCATCGACTCCTCCAACGTCTCGATGGTCCACGAGTACTCCGGCGACGAGTATCTCATCAACATGATCGACACCCCCGGTCACGTCGACTTCGGCGGCGACGTCACCCGTGCGATGCGTGCGGTGGACGGTGCGGTCGTCGTCGTGGACGCCGTCGAGGGTACCATGCCCCAGACCGAGACGGTGCTGCGGCAGGCCCTCAAGGAGGGTGTCAAGCCGGTTCTCTTCATCAACAAGGTCGACCGCCTGATCAACGAGCTCCAGGTCGATGCCACTGAGATGCAGATCCGTCTCGGCCGCGTCATCGACAAGGTGAACAAGCTCATCAAGGGCATGAACGAGAAGATGTACAACGACGGCTGGAAGCTCGACGCTGCACTCGGCACCGTCGCCTTCGGTTCGGCGCTGTACAACTGGGCCGTCTCGGTCCCGTTCATGAAGAAGTCGGGCGTGAACTTCGGCGAGGTCTTTGACCGCTGCCGCGCCGAGGACATGAAGACCCTCGCGAAGAAGAGCCCGCTCGCGGAAGTCCTTCTCGATATGGTGGTCAAGCACCTGCCCAACCCGATCGAGGCACAGGACCGCCGTGTCCATATCATCTGGCACGGCGACTACGAATCCCCGGTCGGCAAGGCCATGATCGACTGCGACCCGAAGGGCCCGATCGCCATGATGGTCACCGACATCTCCTTCGACCCCCACGCGGGCGAGGTCGCGACCGGTCGTCTCTTCTCCGGCACCCTCAAGCGCGGTGACGAGGTCTTCATCTCAGGCACCGCCGGCAAGGCGAACCGTCTCCAGCAGGTCGGTATCTTCATGGGCCCCGAGAGGATCGAGGTCGAGACCCTCTGTGCCGGCAACATCGCCGCCGTCACCGGTCTCAAGGACGCCATCGTCGGTTCCACCGTCACCTCGATGATGGACATGACCCCGTTCGAGTCTCTCCAGCACTACTCCGAGCCGGTCATGACCGTCGCCGTCGAGGCGAAGAACATGAAGGACCTCCCGAAGCTCGTCACCGTGCTCAGGCAGGTCGCCAAGGAAGACCCGACCGTCAAGGTCACCATCAACGAGGAGACCGGCGAGCACCTCATCTCAGGGATGGGCGAGCTCCACCTCGAGATCATCACCGGGAGGATCGCGAGGGACAAGGGTGTCGAGATCGTCACCTCCCCGCCGATCGTCGTCTACCGTGAGACCGCTTCCCAGAAGGCCGGTCCGGTGGAGGGCAAGTCCCCGAACCGCCACAACAGGTTCTACATCGAACTCGAACCGATGGCCCCTGAGGTCGTCGAGCTGATCAAGAGCGGCGATCTCTCGATGAACCTGCCCGAACTGGAGCGGCGTGAGCTCCTGATGAACGCAGGCATCGACAAGGACGAGGCCAAGAACATCAAGGCCATCCAGGGCACGAACGCCTTCTTCGACATGACCAAGGGTATCCAGTACCTCAACGAGACGATGGAACTGGTGCTCGAGGGCTGGCGCGAGGCACTCGCCGGCGGTCCGCTCGCCGAGGAAGAGGTTCAGAACCTCAAGATCCGCCTCATGGATGTGAAACTCCACGAGGACGCCATCCACCGTGGTCCGGCCCAGGTCATCCCTGCGGTCAGGTCGGCGGTCAAGGCCGGTATCCTCATGGCAGGCGACACGCTCCTTGAGCCGATGCAGAAGATCCAGGTCACCGTTCCGATGGAACAGATGGGTGCCGCAACGGGCCAGATCCAGGGCCGGCGCGGGCAGGTCTTCGACATGCAGAGCATCGGCGACACGATCACCGTCGTCGGTAAGGCGCCGGTGGCCGAACTCTTCGGGTTCGCGGGCGACATCAGGTCGGCGACCGAGGGTCGTGCGATGTGGTCCACCGAGTTCGCCGGGTTCGAGACGGTGCCTGCCGGCCTCCTCAACGAGGTCGTGATGAGCATCAGGAAGCGTAAGGGTCTGAAGGAACAGATCCCGAAGCCTGACGACTATCTGGCGTGA
- a CDS encoding 30S ribosomal protein S7: MTDVEVPVQAEEQPQESGVKRLLFNKWDLSEVQINDPGLVRYVNLTSMIVPHSCGKLSQQQFAKSEMLIVERLINKIMQTEHNTGKKQLAIGIVEQAFERIYQKTKKNPVQVLVDAVGNAGPREETVRLKYGGINVPKSVDTAPQRRVDAAIGFIATATYNGSHKSKRSASDVLADELIAAAKADAKCFSVSKKEERERVAKAAR; the protein is encoded by the coding sequence ATGACTGATGTAGAAGTTCCTGTCCAGGCAGAAGAGCAGCCGCAGGAAAGCGGCGTGAAGAGGCTCCTCTTCAACAAGTGGGACCTCTCTGAGGTGCAGATCAACGACCCCGGTCTTGTCAGGTACGTCAACCTCACCTCCATGATCGTGCCGCACTCCTGCGGGAAGCTCTCGCAGCAGCAGTTCGCAAAGAGCGAGATGCTCATCGTCGAGCGGCTGATCAACAAGATCATGCAGACCGAACACAACACCGGCAAGAAGCAGCTGGCCATCGGGATCGTCGAGCAGGCCTTCGAGCGGATCTACCAGAAGACGAAGAAGAACCCGGTCCAGGTGCTCGTCGATGCCGTCGGCAATGCGGGCCCCCGCGAGGAGACCGTCCGGCTGAAATACGGTGGTATCAACGTCCCCAAGTCGGTCGACACCGCCCCGCAGCGCCGGGTGGACGCCGCGATCGGGTTCATCGCCACCGCGACCTACAACGGCTCGCACAAGAGCAAGCGCTCGGCCTCCGACGTCCTTGCCGACGAGTTGATTGCCGCGGCCAAGGCCGACGCCAAGTGTTTCTCGGTCTCCAAGAAAGAGGAACGCGAGCGTGTTGCCAAGGCTGCACGGTAA
- a CDS encoding 30S ribosomal protein S12, with amino-acid sequence MGKGKFAARKLKREANKTRWNDVNYARRELMLDIKSDPLEGAPQARGIVLEKIGVEAKQPNSAIRKCVRVQLIKNGRQVTAFAVGDGAINFIDEHDEVTIEGIGGRLGRSKGDIPGVRFAVTKVNDVSLPEMVLGRKEKPRR; translated from the coding sequence ATGGGAAAGGGAAAATTTGCAGCCAGAAAGCTGAAGCGTGAGGCCAACAAGACTCGTTGGAACGACGTGAACTACGCACGTCGTGAATTAATGCTCGACATCAAGTCCGACCCGCTCGAGGGCGCCCCGCAGGCCCGCGGCATCGTGCTCGAGAAGATCGGTGTCGAAGCAAAACAGCCGAACTCCGCGATCAGGAAGTGCGTGCGCGTACAACTGATCAAGAACGGTCGTCAGGTCACGGCATTCGCCGTCGGCGACGGTGCGATCAACTTCATCGACGAGCACGACGAAGTGACGATCGAGGGTATCGGCGGCCGTCTCGGCCGTTCCAAGGGTGATATCCCTGGTGTCCGTTTTGCAGTGACCAAGGTCAACGACGTCTCGCTCCCTGAGATGGTTCTTGGCCGTAAGGAGAAGCCGCGCAGGTGA
- a CDS encoding 6-carboxytetrahydropterin synthase yields MVTCIYKVTHFDASHRLLHYQGKCNRLHGHRWQVEVWVKGTPDPQTGILIDFNTMKDVVDRFDHQVVLNEDDPMVECLGHFQEVVTTRGDPTSEVLAEVIAALINEACADEGSDAKVTKIRVWEAETCYAEIEYAGL; encoded by the coding sequence ATGGTCACCTGTATCTACAAGGTCACGCACTTTGACGCGAGCCACCGTTTGCTCCATTATCAGGGCAAATGCAACCGGCTCCACGGCCACCGCTGGCAGGTGGAGGTCTGGGTGAAGGGGACGCCCGACCCGCAGACCGGGATCCTCATCGACTTCAATACCATGAAGGATGTGGTGGACCGCTTCGACCACCAGGTCGTCCTCAATGAGGACGACCCCATGGTCGAGTGCCTGGGGCATTTCCAGGAGGTCGTGACCACGAGAGGCGACCCGACGAGCGAGGTGCTCGCGGAGGTCATCGCCGCCCTCATCAACGAGGCGTGTGCCGACGAGGGGAGCGATGCGAAGGTGACCAAGATCAGGGTCTGGGAGGCCGAGACCTGTTACGCGGAGATCGAGTATGCGGGTCTGTGA
- a CDS encoding 7-carboxy-7-deazaguanine synthase QueE gives MRVCEIFGSLQGEGRHQGRPTTFVRLAGCNLRCRWCDTPGAQDPRHGEEASVDVVLDQVWRMRRRHVCITGGEPLLQVEEVAEMCRRLHRMDYTVEIETNGTVDFRPVQPFASVCMDVKCPSSGEKSDIALLQHIRPSDSVKFVVGDARDLEYAEQVITRCPVRGEIFVSPVYGSDERGIAAWVLESGLPVRFQIQLHKHLEMR, from the coding sequence ATGCGGGTCTGTGAGATCTTCGGTTCTCTCCAGGGGGAGGGGAGGCACCAGGGCCGTCCCACCACCTTCGTCCGTCTTGCCGGGTGCAACCTGCGGTGCCGGTGGTGCGACACGCCGGGGGCACAGGACCCGCGCCACGGTGAGGAGGCGAGTGTCGACGTCGTCCTCGACCAGGTCTGGCGGATGCGTCGGCGGCACGTCTGCATCACGGGCGGCGAACCCCTGCTCCAGGTCGAGGAGGTGGCCGAGATGTGCCGCCGCCTTCACCGGATGGACTACACCGTCGAGATCGAGACGAACGGGACCGTCGACTTCAGGCCGGTGCAGCCGTTTGCGTCGGTCTGCATGGACGTGAAGTGTCCGTCGTCAGGGGAGAAGAGCGACATCGCTCTTCTCCAGCATATCAGGCCGTCCGACTCGGTGAAGTTCGTCGTCGGCGATGCCCGCGACCTGGAGTATGCCGAGCAGGTCATCACCCGCTGCCCGGTCCGCGGCGAGATCTTCGTCTCGCCGGTCTACGGGTCGGACGAGCGGGGGATCGCCGCCTGGGTGCTCGAGTCGGGCCTGCCGGTGCGGTTCCAGATCCAGCTCCACAAACACCTGGAGATGAGATAA
- the queC gene encoding 7-cyano-7-deazaguanine synthase QueC — protein sequence MRAVCLLSGGMDSTTLSYVAADMGYEILALHLTYGQLTEEKERACAKKIAGLLGAEEFCEVDVGYFSQFGASALVDPSIPVKDFRDEEEEGVPRTYVPFRNGNLLAMAVSYAESRDADAVFIGVQSSDYSGYPDCRPEFIEAFQRAVDLGTAREKPITLMTPFVRMNKTEILRKGVALGVPYEHTWSCYQSSDAACGVCESCHFRLEAFRALGIEDPIPYRERA from the coding sequence ATGCGAGCGGTATGCCTGCTGTCAGGCGGGATGGACTCGACCACCCTCAGCTATGTCGCAGCCGATATGGGCTACGAGATCCTGGCCCTCCACCTCACCTACGGCCAGTTGACCGAGGAGAAGGAACGGGCCTGTGCAAAAAAGATCGCCGGGCTTCTCGGTGCCGAGGAGTTCTGCGAGGTGGACGTGGGATACTTCAGCCAGTTCGGGGCGAGCGCCCTGGTTGACCCCTCGATCCCTGTCAAGGACTTCAGGGACGAGGAGGAAGAGGGTGTCCCCAGGACCTATGTCCCGTTCAGGAACGGGAACCTTCTCGCGATGGCGGTCAGTTATGCCGAGTCGCGGGACGCCGACGCCGTCTTTATCGGGGTCCAGTCCTCCGACTACTCCGGGTACCCGGACTGCAGGCCCGAGTTCATCGAGGCGTTCCAGCGTGCGGTGGACCTGGGGACCGCCCGGGAAAAGCCGATCACCCTGATGACGCCCTTCGTCAGGATGAACAAGACCGAGATCCTGAGGAAGGGCGTGGCCCTCGGCGTGCCGTACGAGCACACCTGGTCCTGCTACCAGAGTTCGGACGCCGCCTGCGGGGTCTGCGAGTCCTGTCACTTCAGGCTCGAAGCCTTCAGGGCCCTGGGGATCGAGGACCCGATACCATACAGGGAGAGAGCATGA